The following are encoded together in the Archocentrus centrarchus isolate MPI-CPG fArcCen1 chromosome 23, fArcCen1, whole genome shotgun sequence genome:
- the LOC115773339 gene encoding sodium-coupled monocarboxylate transporter 1-like, which produces MSGNSDLLAAADYVVFAVVLLVSAGIGFYYAWKSRSHGTSRDFLTGGRKLSALPVSLSLTASFMSSVTVLSNPAEVYHYGAIFGYLCITYVITVVFISEVFLPVFYRLAINSTYEYLELRFNRATRLMGTMIFCINALLYTGLIIYAPALALNQVTGMNLWGGIISTAMLCTLYCTLGGLKAVVWTDAVQIGIMFAGYMSVIIKSVILKGGISTILSDAQEGGRINFMDFDINPLRRHTFWTLVIGGTFGWSSVYGTNQAQVQRYNSCKSVTNARLALFINALGLTCTLTSSVLSGLCIYSFYKDCDPWTAGQVSSPDQLLPYLVMDILADHRGLPGLFFAAVYSASLSTVSSSISALAAVTVEDLIKPCTNLSEKKLLLISKGLSLFFGVVCIAMAGLASLMGHMMQAASVILGLSGGPLLGLFSLGVLCPFANSKGGLLGLVAGLAASLCVTIGALISPSPPEMTRPLSLSTEGCNFTSGSSLNWTTALPTEPSPLTTTPGQNTDDIRSLYWHTPSYLYFVVIGCLTSVIVGVIISLLTGGLRETVDPRLTLMKEDTLSYQLFKLVKDRVTRRTEKVDRSKQEDKDTNPTHVKFNNSVCVSAF; this is translated from the exons ATGTCCGGGAACTCTGATTTGCTTGCGGCAGCGGACTATGTGGTGTTTGCTGTTGTTCTGCTCGTGTCTGCTGGTATTGGGTTTTATTATGCCTGGAAAAGCAGAAGCCATGGAACCTCCAGAGACTTTTTAACTGGGGGCCGAAAACTCAGTGCCCTGCCTGTCTCCCTGTCTCTGACTGCCAGCTTCATGTCATCGGTCACAGTGCTGTCCAACCCAGCTGAG GTGTATCACTATGGAGCCATATTTGGCTATCTTTGTATTACCTATGTAATAACGGTGGTGTTCATATCGGAGGTCTTTCTCCCAGTCTTCTACAGACTGGCCATCAACAGCACATATGAG TATCTGGAGCTGCGTTTCAACAGAGCAACCCGTCTGATGGGAACAATGATCTTCTGTATTAATGCA TTGCTCTACACTGGACTTATAATTTATGCTCCAGCTCTTGCTTTGAACCAAG tgACTGGTATGAACCTGTGGGGTGGAATTATTTCAACAGCCATGCTTTGCACTCTTTATTGCACACTG GGTGGCCTGAAAGCAGTGGTGTGGACAGATGCTGTCCAG attggaataatgtttgcagGCTACATGTCTGTTATAATCAAGTCTGTGATCTTAAAAGGAGGAATCTCCACCATCTTGTCAGATGCCCAAGAAGGAGGAAGAATCAACTTTatgga CTTTGACATAAACCCTCTGAGAAGACACACTTTTTGGACTCTAGTCATTGGAGGAACATTTGGGTGGAGCTCCGTCTATGGGACCAACCAAGCTCAGGTTCAGCGATACAACTCCTGCAAGAGCGTGACAAATGCCAGACT AGCTCTGTTCATCAATGCGTTAGGCCTTACTTGCACCCTAACATCATCAGTGCTTTCAGGATTATGTATTTACTCATTCTATAAGGACTGTGACCCATGGACAGCTGGACAAGTTTCTTCTCCTGATCAG CTGTTGCCTTATTTGGTGATGGACATCTTGGCCGACCACCGAGGCCTTCCAGGACTTTTTTTTGCAGCAGTATATAGTGCCTCTCTGAG CACAGTTTCTTCCTCAATCAGTGCACTGGCTGCAGTGACTGTAGAGGACCTGATCAAGCCATGCACTAACCTGTCTGAGAAAAAGCTTCTCCTAATCTCCAAAGGGCTGA GTTTATTTTTTGGAGTTGTATGCATTGCCATGGCTGGGCTGGCATCACTCATGGGACATATGATGCAG GCAGCGTCTGTCATCCTTGGCCTCTCTGGAGGTCCTTTACTTGGCCTGTTCAGTTTGGGTGTCCTCTGTCCATTTGCCAACTCCAAA GGAGGTCTGTTGGGCCTCGTGGCAGGGTTGGCTGCATCCCTGTGCGTGACCATCGGAGCCCTGATATCCCCTTCCCCTCCTGAGATGACCCGACCTCTCTCACTGAGCACTGAGGGTTGTAACTTCACTTCTGGCAGCAGTCTCAACTGGACTACCGCACTGCCAACAGAACCAAGCCCATTAACCACAACCCCAGGACAGAACACTGATGATAT ACGTTCACTTTACTGGCACACTCCATCCTACCTTTACTTCGTTGTCATTGGATGTTTAACATCTGTTATTGTTGGAGTCATTATCAGTCTCTTAACag GAGGTTTGAGGGAGACGGTGGACCCGAGGCTTACACTAATGAAAGAAGACACTCTTTCCTATCAGCTATTCAAACTTGTCAAAGACAGG GTCACGAGACGAACAGAGAAAGTTGATCGGTCAAAACAGGAGGATAAAGACACAAATCCTACTCATGTGAAATTCAACAACTCCGTCTGTGTTTCAGCTTTTTAA